The following are encoded together in the Canis aureus isolate CA01 chromosome 30, VMU_Caureus_v.1.0, whole genome shotgun sequence genome:
- the LOC144301566 gene encoding keratin-associated protein 13-1-like — protein sequence MSYSCCSGNFSSRSFGGYLRYPSSSCGSSYPSNLVYRTDVCSPSTCQVGSSLYNGCQETCCEPASFQTSCVVSSPCQTSCYRPRTSMLCSPWWTTYPGSVGLGSRSCYSLGYGSQGFRPLGYRVYGFPSLSYGSSVYHPMYFPSRNFCSSSYWPCCRSGFYQLVC from the coding sequence ATGTCCTACAGCTGCTGCTCTGGAAACTTCTCCTCCCGCTCCTTTGGGGGATACCTGCGCTACCCCAGCTCCTCCTGTGGCTCATCCTACCCCAGCAACCTGGTCTACCGCACTGACGTCTGCTCTCCTAGCACCTGCCAGGTGGGATCCTCCCTCTACAATGGCTGTCAGGAGACCTGCTGTGAACCTGCTAGCTTCCAGACATCGTGTGTGGTGTCCAGCCCCTGCCAGACATCCTGCTACCGCCCAAGGACCTCCATGCTCTGCAGTCCCTGGTGGACTACTTATCCTGGGTCTGTAGGCCTTGGGTCCAGAAGCTGCTACTCACTGGGCTATGGATCCCAGGGCTTCAGACCCCTGGGTTATAGAGTCTATGGCTTCCCTTCTCTGAGCTATGGATCCAGTGTCTATCACCCAATGTATTTTCCTTCCAGGAATTTCTGCTCATCTTCTTACTGGCCATGCTGTAGATCTGGCTTCTACCAGTTAGTGTGTTAA
- the LOC144301635 gene encoding keratin-associated protein 13-1-like, translated as MSHSCCSGNFSSRSFGGYLRYPSSSCGSSYPSNLVYRTDVCSPSTCQVGSSLHTGCQETCCEPTSFQTSCVVSSPCQTSCYLPRTSMLCSPWWTAYPGSVGLGSRSCYSLDYGSRSCYSLGCRSQGFRPLGFRVCGFPSLSYGSRFCCPTYFTSRSCQSSYYRPACGSGFYRLIC; from the coding sequence ATGTCCCACAGCTGCTGCTCTGGAAACTTCTCCTCCCGCTCCTTTGGGGGATACCTGCGCTACCCCAGTTCCTCCTGTGGCTCATCCTACCCCAGCAACCTGGTCTACCGCACTGACGTCTGTTCTCCCAGCACCTGCCAGGTGGGCTCCTCCCTCCACACTGGCTGTCAGGAGACGTGCTGTGAACCTACCAGCTTCCAGACATCGTGTGTGGTGTCCAGCCCCTGCCAGACATCCTGCTACCTCCCGAGGACCTCCATGCTCTGCAGTCCCTGGTGGACTGCTTACCCTGGGTCTGTGGGCCTTGGGTCCAGAAGCTGCTACTCCCTGGACTATGGATCCAGAAGCTGCTATTCACTGGGTTGTAGATCCCAGGGTTTCAGACCCCTGGGTTTTAGAGTCTGTGGCTTCCCTTCCCTGAGTTATGGATCCAGATTCTGCTGCCCAACCTACTTCACCTCTAGGAGCTGCCAGTCATCGTATTACAGGCCAGCCTGTGGCTCTGGCTTCTATAGATTAATTTGTTGA
- the LOC144301636 gene encoding keratin-associated protein 14-like: protein MSYGCCSGNFSSQSLGGFLNYPGSFCGSSYPSNLFCGTNFRSPRTFQLGSSLNSDCQEIGCEPTGCRTSYLVSSPCQTSCYPSRTSMLYGPCQTTYTGSLGFGSSGFQSFGCGSPSLGFGWSGFPSVGCGPSAFSSLGCRSSFYRPTYLSSRSCQSTAYQPTCGSGFF from the coding sequence ATGTCCTACGGCTGCTGCTCAGGAAACTTCTCCTCCCAGTCCCTTGGGGGGTTCCTGAACTACCCAGGATCTTTCTGTGGCTCTTCCTACCCCAGCAACCTGTTCTGCGGCACTAACTTCCGCTCTCCCAGAACCTTCCAGTTGGGATCCTCTCTCAACAGTGACTGTCAGGAGATCGGCTGTGAACCTACCGGCTGCCGGACGTCCTACCTGGTGTCCAGCCCCTGCCAGACATCCTGCTACCCCTCGAGGACCTCCATGCTCTATGGTCCCTGCCAGACGACTTACACTGGGTCTCTGGGCTTTGGCTCCAGTGGCTTTCAATCTTTTGGTTGTGGctctccctctctgggctttGGATGGAGTGGTTTCCCATCAGTGGGCTGTGGTCCCAGTGCTTTTTCATCCCTGGGTTGTAGATCCAGCTTTTACCGTCCAACTTACCTCTCTTCTAGAAGCTGCCAGTCTACTGCTTACCAGCCAACCTGTGGATCTGGCTTCTTCTAA